The Coffea eugenioides isolate CCC68of chromosome 8, Ceug_1.0, whole genome shotgun sequence genome has a segment encoding these proteins:
- the LOC113781156 gene encoding acetylornithine deacetylase, with product MAASSAAKQALGALDKESFVTLLGKLIGESKFVQNNPPELIPEEDRIVRHVLDTLLPYSTTTGGGPLVINHVTYKPNRGNLIVEYPGTEPNKILSFVGMHMDVVTANPSDWDFDPFSLSIDGDKLRGRGTTDCLGHVALVAELMKKLGETKPQLKSSVVAVFIASEENSSIPGVGVDALVKDGLLDKLKQGPLFWIDTADKQPCIGTGGMIPWKLHVTGKLFHSGLPHKAINPFELAMEALKEIQLRFYKDFPPHPKEQVYGFATPSTMKPTQWSYPGGGINQIPAECTVSGDVRLTPFYSVSDVLKKLQEYVEDINENIEKLDTRGPVSKYVLPDENLRGRITISFDSANSGVACNLESPGFHVLCKATEEAVGHVKPYSITGSLPLIRELQDEGFDVQTAGYGLMATYHAKNEYCLLTDLCQGYQVFASIISQLED from the exons ATGGCTGCTTCATCTGCTGCAAAACAAGCATTAGGAGCTTTAGACAAGGAATCATTCGTGACCCTTTTGGGGAAACTAATAGGAGAATCTAAATTCGTTCAGAACAATCCACCAGAGCTGATCCCAGAAGAAGACAGGATTGTGCGGCACGTGCTCGACACTCTCCTCCCCTACAGCACCACTACCGGTGGAGGCCCGCTTGTTATCAACCATGTCACCTACAAGCCCAATAGAGGAAACCTGATTGTAGAGTATCCCGGAACTGAGCCCAATAAAATTCTTTCCTTTGTTGGAATGCATATGGATGTTGTTACTGCCAACCCTTCTGACTGG GATTTTGATCCTTTTTCGCTGAGCATTGATGGGGATAAACTACGGGGACGTGGAACTACTGATTGCCTTGGGCATGTCGCTCTTGTAGCTGAACTTATGAAGAAACTGGGAGAGACAAAGCCACAGCTGAAGTCCTCTGTTGTTGCTGTTTTTATAGCCAGTGAAGAGAATTCATCTATTCCTGGGGTTGGTGTGGATGCATTGGTTAAGGATGGATTGCTCGATAAGTTGAAACAAGGGCCTTT ATTTTGGATAGATACAGCGGATAAACAGCCTTGCATTGGGACAGGTGGCATGATACCGTGGAAACTCCATGTTACCGGAAAGCTTTTCCACAGTGGTTTGCCCCATAAG GCTATTAATCCCTTTGAGCTAGCAATGGAAGCACTCAAAGAGATCCAATTACGGTTCTATAAAGATTTCCCTCCTCATCCTAAGGAACAAGTTTATGGATTTGCAACACCATCAACAATGAAACCAACTCAATGGTCTT ATCCAGGTGGTGGAATTAACCAAATTCCAGCTGAATGTACAGTTTCAGGCGATGTTAG GTTGACTCCATTTTACAG TGTATCAGATGTGCTGAAGAAGTTACAGGAGTATGTCGAAGACATAAATGAAAATATTGAGAAGCTTGATACTAGGGGCCCTGTTTCAAAATATGTGCTACCAGATGAAAACCTAAGGGGAAG AATCACAATAAGTTTCGACTCGGCAAATTCTGGAGTTGCTTGCAATCTTGAATCCCCTGGTTTCCATGTCCTATGTAAAGCGACTGAAGAGGCAGTGGGGCATGTAAAGCCCTATTCTATTACTGGTAGTTTGCCACTTATTAGAGAATTGCAG GATGAGGGCTTTGATGTCCAAACTGCAGGCTATG GCTTGATGGCTACATACCATGCCAAGAATGAGTACTGCCTTCTAACTGACTTGTGCCAGGGCTACCAAGTTTTTGCCAGTATCATTTCACAATTGGAAGATTGA
- the LOC113781157 gene encoding uncharacterized protein LOC113781157: MEFPLTFRAANPATMTFLGSKCGVSLYDVAGLSMKKKKSRKKMKQLVEVVRVSATAERGSGREAVDGGGAERESSSGSGYTSSAMEVTTFNQRFRSAETEFPVWEKIGAVVRLSYGIGIYVAMALAGRFICSMTGIDSSGGFDPSLDAIVEGLGYAAPPIMALLFILDDEVVKLSPHARAIRDVEDEELRSFFYGMSPWQFILIVAASSVGEELFYRAAVQGALADIFLRSTDLVTDARGMASMTGFLPPFVPFAQVFAAVVTAALTGSLYYVAASPKDPTYVVAPVLQSRSRREDLKKLFAAWYERRQMKKIYSPLLEAILALYLGFEWIQTNNIFAPILTHGIYSAVVLGHGLWKIHDHRRRLRQRVQQLKLEEKSTRNL; encoded by the exons ATGGAGTTCCCGTTAACTTTTCGGGCTGCGAACCCGGCGACGATGACGTTTTTGGGGAGTAAATGTGGAGTTAGCTTGTATGACGTGGCGGGGTTGAgtatgaagaagaagaagagcagGAAGAAGATGAAGCAGCTGGTGGAGGTGGTGAGAGTGAGTGCCACGGCGGAGAGGGGCAGCGGCCGGGAGGCGGTTGACGGTGGTGGAGCTGAACGAGAAAGCAGTAGCGGTAGTGGGTACACGAGCTCAGCTATGGAGGTGACCACATTCAATCAAAGGTTTAGAAGTGCTGAAACTGAATTTCCAGTTTGGGAAAAGATTGGAGCTGTCGTTAGACTCAGCTACGGAATCG GAATATATGTCGCAATGGCTTTGGCGGGAAGGTTCATATGCTCCATGACTGGGATTGATAGCTCGGGAGGTTTTGATCCATCCCTAGATGCCATCGTTGAGGGACTGGGATATGCAGCTCCTCCAATTATGGCGCTTCTTTTTATTCTTGAT GATGAGGTTGTAAAATTATCTCCTCATGCTCGTGCGATAAGGGATGTTGAGGATGAAGAACTAAGGAGCTTCTTTTATGGCATGTCTCCGTGGCAG TTTATATTGATTGTTGCTGCAAGCTCTGTTGGGGAGGAGCTTTTCTACCGTGCTGCTGTCCAG GGAGCATTAGCCGACATATTCCTGAGAAGCACTGATTTGGTGACAGATGCTCGTGGGATGGCATCTATG aCTGGTTTCCTGCCGCCATTTGTCCCATTTGCTCAGGTGTTTGCTGCTGTTGTAACTGCTGCTCTTACCGGTTCTCTGTATTATGTTGCTGCCTCTCCGAAAG ATCCTACGTATGTTGTTGCACCAGTATTACAATCTCGTTCTCGGCGTGAAGATCTGAAGAAGCTGTTTGCAG CCTGGTATGAGAGGAGGCAAATGAAAAAGATTTATTCGCCCTTGCTGGAAGCAATTCTAGCCCTTTACCTTGGATTTGAATGGATCCAG ACAAACAACATCTTCGCTCCAATCCTCACACATGGCATTTACTCTGCCGTTGTTTTGGGACATGGCCTTTGGAAAATACATGATCATCGGCGAAGACTACGCCAGAGAGTTCAACAGCTGAAATTGGAAGAGAAGAGCACGAGAAACTTGTAA